A window of Oryzias melastigma strain HK-1 unplaced genomic scaffold, ASM292280v2 sc00605, whole genome shotgun sequence genomic DNA:
NNNNNNNNNNNNNNNNNNNNNNNNNNNNNNNNNNNNNNNNNNNNNNNNNNNNNNNNNNNNNNNNNNNNNNNNNNNNNNNNNNNNNNNNNNNNNNNNNNNNNNNNNNNNNNNNNNNNNNNNNNNNNNNNNNNNNNNNNNNNNNNNNNNNNNNNNNNNNNNNNNNNNNNNNNNNNNNNNNNNNNNNNNNNNNNNNNNNNNNNNNNNNNNNNNNNNNNNNNNNNNNNNNNNNNNNNNNNNNNNNNNNNNNNNNNNNNNNNNNNNNNNNNNNNNNNNNNNNNNNNNNNNNNNNNNNNNNNNNNNNNNNNNNNNNNNNNNNNNNNNNNNNNNNNNNNNNNNNNNNNNNNNNNNNNNNNNNNNNNNNNNNNNNNNNNNNNNNNNNNNNNNNNNNNNNNNNNNNNNNNNNNNNNNNNNNNNNNNNNNNNNNNNNNNNNNNNNNNNNNNNNNNNNNNNNNNNNNNNNNNNNNNNNNNNNNNNNNNNNNNNNNNNNNNNNNNNNNNNNNNNNNNNNNNNNNNNNNNNNNNNNNNNNNNNNNNNNNNNNNNNNNNNNNNNNNNNNNNNNNNNNNNNNNNNNNNNNNNNNNNNNNNNNNNNNNNNNNNNNNNNNNNNNNNNNNNNNNNNNNNNNNNNNNNNNNNNNNNNNNNNNNNNNNNNNNNNNNNNNNNNNNNNNNNNNNNNNNNNNNNNNNNNNNNNNNNNNNNNNNNNNNNNNNNNNNNNNNNNNNNNNNNNNNNNNNNNNNNNNNNNNNNNNNNNNNNNNNNNNNNNNNNNNNNNNNNNNNNNNNNNNNNNNNNNNNNNNNNNNNNNNNNNNNNNNNNNNNNNNNNNNNNNNNNNNNNNNNNNNNNNNNNNNNNNNNNNNNNNNNNNNNNNNNNNNNNNNNNNNNNNNNNNNNNNNNNNNNNNNNNNNNNNNNNNNNNNNNNNNNNNNNNNNNNNNNNNNNNNNNNNNNNNNNNNNNNNNNNNNNNNNNNNNNNNNNNNNNNNNNNNNNNNNNNNNNNNNNNNNNNNNNNNNNNNNNNNNNNNNNNNNNNNNNNNNNNNNNNNNNNNNNNNNNNNNNNNNNNNNNNNNNNNNNNNNNNNNNNNNNNNNNNNNNNNNNNNNNNNNNNNNNNNNNNNNNNNNNNNNNNNNNNNNNNNNNNNNNNNNNNNNNNNNNNNNNNNNNNNNNNNNNNNNNNNNNNNNNNNNNNNNNNNNNNNNNNNNNNNNNNNNNNNNNNNNNNNNNNNNNNNNNNNNNNNNNNNNNNNNNNNNNNNNNNNNNNNNNNNNNNNNNNNNNNNNNNNNNNNNNNNNNNNNNNNNNNNNNNNNNNNNNNNNNNNNNNNNNNNNNNNNNNNNNNNNNNNNNNNNNNNNNNNNNNNNNNNNNNNNNNNNNNNNNNNNNNNNNNNNNNNNNNNNNNNNNNNNNNNNNNNNNNNNNNNNNNNNNNNNNNNNNNNNNNNNNNNNNNNNNNNNNNNNNNNNNNNNNNNNNNNNNNNNNNNNNNNNNNNNNNNNNNNNNNNNNNNNNNNNNNNNNNNNNNNNNNNNNNNNNNNNNNNNNNNNNNNNNNNNNNNNNNNNNNNNNNNNNNNNNNNNNNNNNNNNNNNNNNNNNNNNNNNNNNNNNNNNNNNNNNNNNNNNNNNNNNNNNNNNNNNNNNNNNNNNNNNNNNNNNNNNNNNNNNNNNNNNNNNNNNNNNNNNNNNNNNNNNNNNNNNNNNNNNNNNNNNNNNNNNNNNNNNNNNNNNNNNNNNNNNNNNNNNNNNNNNNNNNNNNNNNNNNNNNNNNNNNNNNNNNNNNNNNNNNNNNNNNNNNNNNNNNNNNNNNNNNNNNNNNNNNNNNNNNNNNNNNNNNNNNNNNNNNNNNNNNNNNNNNNNNNNNNNNNNNNNNNNNNNNNNNNNNNNNNNNNNNNNNNNNNNNNNNNNNNNNNNNNNNNNNNNNNNNNNNNNNNNNNNNNNNNNNNNNNNNNNNNNNNNNNNNNNNNNNNNNNNNNNNNNNNNNNNNNNNNNNNNNNNNNNNNNNNNNNNNNNNNNNNNNNNNNNNNNNNNNNNNNNNNNNNNNNNNNNNNNNNNNNNNNNNNNNNNNNNNNNNNNNNNNNNNNNNNNNNNNNNNNNNNNNNNNNNNNNNNNNNNNNNNNNNNNNNNNNNNNNNNNNNNNNNNNNNNNNNNNNNNNNNNNNNNNNNNNNNNNNNNNNNNNNNNNNNNNNNNNNNNNNNNNNNNNNNNNNNNNNNNNNNNNNNNNNNNNNNNNNNNNNNNNNNNNNNNNNNNNNNNNNNNNNNNNNNNNNNNNNNNNNNNNNNNNNNNNNNNNNNNNNNNNNNNNNNNNNNNNNNNNNNNNNNNNNNNNNNNNNNNNNNNNNNNNNNNNNNNNNNNNNNNNNNNNNNNNNNNNNNNNNNNNNNNNNNNNNNNNNNNNNNNNNNNNNNNNNNNNNNNNNNNNNNNNNNNNNNNNNNNNNNNNNNNNNNNNNNNNNNNNNNNNNNNNNNNNNNNNNNNNNNNNNNNNNNNNNNNNNNNNNNNNNNNNNNNNNNNNNNNNNNNNNNNNNNNNNNNNNNNNNNNNNNNNNNNNNNNNNNNNNNNNNNNNNNNNNNNNNNNNNNNNNNNNNNNNNNNNNNNNNNNNNNNNNNNNNNNNNNNNNNNNNNNNNNNNNNNNNNNNNNNNNNNNNNNNNNNNNNNNNNNNNNNNNNNNNNNNNNNNNNNNNNNNNNNNNNNNNNNNNNNNNNNNNNNNNNNNNNNNNNNNNNNNNNNNNNNNNNNNNNNNNNNNNNNNNNNNNNNNNNNNNNNNNNNNNNNNNNNNNNNNNNNNNNNNNNNNNNNNNNNNNNNNNNNNNNNNNNNNNNNNNNNNNNNNNNNNNNNNNNNNNNNNNNNNNNNNNNNNNNNNNNNNNNNNNNNNNNNNNNNNNNNNNNNNNNNNNNNNNNNNNNNNNNNNNNNNNNNNNNNNNNNNNNNNNNNNNNNNNNNNNNNNNNNNNNNNNNNNNNNNNNNNNNNNNNNNNNNNNNNNNNNNNNNNNNNNNNNNNNNNNNNNNNNNNNNNNNNNNNNNNNNNNNNNNNNNNNNNNNNNNNNNNNNNNNNNNNNNNNNNNNNNNNNNNNNNNNNNNNNNNNNNNNNNNNNNNNNNNNNNNNNNNNNNNNNNNNNNNNNNNNNNNNNNNNNNNNNNNNNNNNNNNNNNNNNNNNNNNNNNNNNNNNNNNNNNNNNNNNNNNNNNNNNNNNNNNNNNNNNNNNNNNNNNNNNNNNNNNNNNNNNNNNNNNNNNNNNNNNNNNNNNNNNNNNNNNNNNNNNNNNNNNNNNNNNNNNNNNNNNNNNNNNNNNNNNNNNNNNNNNNNNNNNNNNNNNNNNNNNNNNNNNNNNNNNNNNNNNNNNNNNNNNNNNNNNNNNNNNNNNNNNNNNNNNNNNNNNNNNNNNNNNNNNNNNNNNNNNNNNNNNNNNNNNNNNNNNNNNNNNNNNNNNNNNNNNNNNNNNNNNNNNNNNNNNNNNNNNNNNNNNNNNNNNNNNNNNNNNNNNNNNNNNNNNNNNNNNNNNNNNNNNNNNNNNNNNNNNNNNNNNNNNNNNNNNNNNNNNNNNNNNNNNNNNNNNNNNNNNNNNNNNNNNNNNNNNNNNNNNNNNNNNNNNNNNNNNNNNNNNNNNNNNNNNNNNNNNNNNNNNNNNNNNNNNNNNNNNNNNNNNNNNNNNNNNNNNNNNNNNNNNNNNNNNNNNNNNNNNNNNNNNNNNNNNNNNNNNNNNNNNNNNNNNNNNNNNNNNNNNNNNNNNNNNNNNNNNNNNNNNNNNNNNNNNNNNNNNNNNNNNNNNNNNNNNNNNNNNNNNNNNNNNNNNNNNNNNNNNNNNNNNNNNNNNNNNNNNNNNNNNNNNNNNNNNNNNNNNNNNNNNNNNNNNNNNNNNNNNNNNNNNNNNNNNNNNNNNNNNNNNNNNNNNNNNNNNNNNNNNNNNNNNNNNNNNNNNNNNNNNNNNNNNNNNNNNNNNNNNNNNNNNNNNNNNNNNNNNNNNNNNNNNNNNNNNNNNNNNNNNNNNNNNNNNNNNNNNNNNNNNNNNNNNNNNNNNNNNNNNNNNNNNNNNNNNNNNNNNNNNNNNNNNNNNNNNNNNNNNNNNNNNNNNNNNNNNNNNNNNNNNNNNNNNNNNNNNNNNNNNNNNNNNNNNNNNNNNNNNNNNNNNNNNNNNNNNNNNNNNNNNNNNNNNNNNNNNNNNNNNNNNNNNNNNNNNNNNNNNNNNNNNNNNNNNNNNNNNNNNNNNNNNNNNNNNNNNNNNNNNNNNNNNNNNNNNNNNNNNNNNNNNNNNNNNNNNNNNNNNNNNNNNNNNNNNNNNNNNNNNNNNNNNNNNNNNNNNNNNNNNNNNNNNNNNNNNNNNNNNNNNNNNNNNNNNNNNNNNNNNNNNNNNNNNNNNNNNNNNNNNNNNNNNNNNNNNNNNNNNNNNNNNNNNNNNNNNNNNNNNNNNNNNNNNNNNNNNNNNNNNNNNNNNNNNNNNNNNNNNNNNNNNNNNNNNNNNNNNNNNNNNNNNNNNNNNNNNNNNNNNNNNNNNNNNNNNNNNNNNNNNNNNNNNNNNNNNNNNNNNNNNNNNNNNNNNNNNNNNNNNNNNNNNNNNNNNNNNNNNNNNNNNNNNNNNNNNNNNNNNNNNNNNNNNNNNNNNNNNNNNNNNNNNNNNNNNNNNNNNNNNNNNNNNNNNNNNNNNNNNNNNNNNNNNNNNNNNNNNNNNNNNNNNNNNNNNNNNNNNNNNNNNNNNNNNNNNNNNNNNNNNNNNNNNNNNNNNNNNNNNNNNNNNNNNNNNNNNNNNNNNNNNNNNNNNNNNNNNNNNNNNNNNNNNNNNNNNNNNNNNNNNNNNNNNNNNNNNNNNNNNNNNNNNNNNNNNNNNNNNNNNNNNNNNNNNNNNNNNNNNNNNNNNNNNNNNNNNNNNNNNNNNNNNNNNNNNNNNNNNNNNNNNNNNNNNNNNNNNNNNNNNNNNNNNNNNNNNNNNNNNNNNNNNNNNNNNNNNNNNNNNNNNNNNNNNNNNNNNNNNNNNNNNNNNNNNNNNNNNNNNNNNNNNNNNNNNNNNNNNNNNNNNNNNNNNNNNNNNNNNNNNNNNNNNNNNNNNNNNNNNNNNNNNNNNNNNNNNNNNNNNNNNNNNNNNNNNNNNNNNNNNNNNNNNNNNNNNNNNNNNNNNNNNNNNNNNNNNNNNNNNNNNNNNNNNNNNNNNNNNNNNNNNNNNNNNNNNNNNNNNNNNNNNNNNNNNNNNNNNNNNNNNNNNNNNNNNNNNNNNNNNNNNNNNNNNNNNNNNNNNNNNNNNNNNNNNNNNNNNNNNNNNNNNNNNNNNNNNNNNNNNNNNNNNNNNNNNNNNNNNNNNNNNNNNNNNNNNNNNNNNNNNNNNNNNNNNNNNNNNNNNNNNNNNNNNNNNNNNNNNNNNNNNNNNNNNNNNNNNNNNNNNNNNNNNNNNNNNNNNNNNNNNNNNNNNNNNNNNNNNNNNNNNNNNNNNNNNNNNNNNNNNNNNNNNNNNNNNNNNNNNNNNNNNNNNNNNNNNNNNNNNNNNNNNNNNNNNNNNNNNNNNNNNNNNNNNNNNNNNNNNNNNNNNNNNNNNNNNNNNNNNNNNNNNNNNNNNNNNNNNNNNNNNNNNNNNNNNNNNNNNNNNNNNNNNNNNNNNNNNNNNNNNNNNNNNNNNNNNNNNNNNNNNNNNNNNNNNNNNNNNNNNNNNNNNNNNNNNNNNNNNNNNNNNNNNNNNNNNNNNNNNNNNNNNNNNNNNNNNNNNNNNNNNNNNNNNNNNNNNNNNNNNNNNNNNNNNNNNNNNNNNNNNNNNNNNNNNNNNNNNNNNNNNNNNNNNNNNNNNNNNNNNNNNNNNNNNNNNNNNNNNNNNNNNNNNNNNNNNNNNNNNNNNNNNNNNNNNNNNNNNNNNNNNNNNNNNNNNNNNNNNNNNNNNNNNNNNNNNNNNNNNNNNNNNNNNNNNNNNNNNNNNNNNNNNNNNNTTCACTTTTACATCTTTGTTTATATCTTTGATCTGCAGACACAGTTTCagtcacaaacaaacaaagaaaaaaatgaacaaatattggAATGTATTTGTATCAGCAGCAGGATCTCACTCTAGAGGTTCTTGTAGCGTAGCTGTTGTCCCGGTTGAATTCATATTTATCAGGTTTTGATCTGCCTGGCAACAAGATATCCACTTTCAGATCATACTCTGGTTCTGGGGCGTTGGTCCAGTACTCTGCTATAGCCTGGTATACAATTATTGTAgccttaaagaaaaatattaaaacagatttAGAGGTCCAGAAgggtttttaatgtttgtgacTAAAAGTACAATGAACCAAACTATTATTACCTGGGTGGATCCAAAGCCCCCACCAACAAACTGCTGCTGGTTGAACCATCTCACAACAGGTCTGGCATCTTCAAAAGACTTGAAGGCAAAAGAGAGGACACAAGCAATTATTGACACACACTGGGTAATATTTCAAGTCTTGCTCTATTTTAGCAGTCATTCAATCTGTAATCATTCTCAGCTGATTCATCTCAAAACTTAATCTCTCCCGTTATTTAGTTGTGTCCTAAAGCTCTATTCTAGGGCCCCTCCATCATTTGGTGACATCttccaaaaaaatcaacatacaTTTTCACTGACATTGAGCTCTATCTTTCCTGTAAACCACCCAAGcaccttttatttattcaagaaTATGTTATTATTTCCCTTTCGTTTTCTCAACATATTATTGCTCTTTTTTNNNNNNNNNNNNNNNNNNNNNNNNNNNNNNNNNNNNNNNNNNNNNNNNNNNNNNNNNNNNNNNNNNNNNNNNNNNNNNNNNNNNNNNNNNNNNNNNNNNNNNNNNNNNNNNNNNNNNNNNNNNNNNNNNNNNNNNNNNNNNNNNNNNNNNNNNNNNNNNNNNNNNNNNNNNNNNNNNNtatatatatatatacacacctGTTCAACTTCTTTTTTGCCCCATCTCATCAAAACTTCTCTGCCACGAAGTTGTAAGCCTCTTGGCAGCTCTCTAGACTATTTACCCTCTGAAGGGCTTTGACTCATTTCCTTTTCCTGATTGCCCTGCAGAAAAGTGAGTATCTAAGCCAtatcattcttttgttcactttgctCCTGCTAACTCCACTCTCCCTCTCAAAGATCCAATCAGTTATTTCCCTATAGTGTGGAGATTTCTCACCTGCTTTTTTCCTGTTCTAGTATCACTACTTCCTAAGTAAACCTGgtctattttatttgaaaataaagttcaggcttaaattaaaaaaaaaaggttaatacaaatataaaccCCATGTGTATAAAGCTANNNNNNNNNNNNNNNNNNNNNNNNNNNNNNNNNNNNNNNNNNNNNNNNNNNNNNNNNNNNNNNNNNNNNNNNNNNNNNNNNNNNNNNNNNNNNNNNNNNNNNNNNNNNNNNNNNNNNNNNNNNNNNNNNNNNNNNNNNNNNNNNNNNNNNNNNNNNNNNNNNNNNNNNNNNNNNNNNNNNNNNNNNNNNNNNNNNNNNNNNNNNNNNNNNNNNNNNNNNNNNNNNNNNNNNNNNNNNNNNNNNNNNNNNNNNNNNNNNNNNNNNNNNNNNNNNNNNNNNNNNNNNNNNNNNNNNNNNNNNNNNNNNNNNNNNNNNNNNNNNNNNNNNNNNNNNNNNNNNNNNNNNNNNNNNNNNNNNNNNNNNNNNNNNNNNNNNNNNNNNNNNNNNNNNNNNNNNNNNNNNNNNNNNNNNNNNNNNNNNNNNNNNNNNNNNNNNNNNNNNNNNNNNNNNNNNNNNNNNNNNNNNNNNNNNNNNNNNNNNNNNNNNNNNNNNNNNNNNNNNNNNNNNNNNNNNNNNNNNNNNNNNNNNNNNNNNNNNNNNNNNNNNNNNNNNNNNNNNNNNNNNNNNNNNNNNNNNNNNNNNNNNNNNNNNNNNNNNNNNNNNNNNNNNNNNNNNNNNNNNNNNNNNNNNNNNNNNNNNNNNNNNNNNNNNNNNNNNNNNNNNNNNNNNNNNNNNNNNNNNNNNNNNNNNNNNNNNNNNNNNNNNNNNNNNNNNNNNNNNNNNNNNNNNNNNNNNNNNNNNNNNNNNNNNNNNNNNNNNNNNNNNNNNNNNNNNNNNNNNNNNNNNNNNNNNNNNNNNNNNNNNNNNNNNNNNNNNNNNNNNNNNNNNNNNNNNNNNNNNNNNNNNNNNNNNNNNNNNNNNNNNNNNNNNNNNNNNNNNNNNNNNNNNNNNNNNNNNNNNNNNNNNNNNNNNNNNNNNNNNNNNNNNNNNNNNNNNNNNNNNNNNNNNNNNNNNNNNNNNNNNNNNNNNNNNNNNNNNNNNNNNNNNNNNNNNNNNNNNNNNNNNNNNNNNNNNNNNNNNNNNNNNNNNNNNNNNNNNNNNNNNNNNNNNNNNNNNNNNNNNNNNNNNNNNNNNNNNNNNNNNNNNNNNNNNNNNNNNNNNNNNNNNNNNNNNNNNNNNNNNNNNNNNNNNNNNNNNNNNNNNNNNNNNNNNNNNNNNNNNNNNNNNNNNNNNNNNNNNNNNNNNNNNNNNNNNNNNNNNNNNNNNNNNNNNNNNNNNNNNNNNNNNNNNNNNNNNNNNNNNNNNNNNNNNNNNNNNNNNNNNNNNNNNNNNNNNNNNNNNNNNNNNNNNNNNNNNNNNNNNNNNNNNNNNNNNNNNNNNNNNNNNNNNNNNNNNNNNNNNNNNNNNNNNNNNNNNNNNNNNNNNNNNNNNNNNNNNNNNNNNNNNNNNNNNNNNNNNNNNNNNNNNNNNNNNNNNNNNNNNNNNNNNNNNNNNNNNNNNNNNNNNNNNNNNNNNNNNNNNNNNNNNNNNNNNNNNNNNNNNNNNNNNNNNNNNNNNNNNNNNNNNNNNNNNNNNNNNNNNNNNNNNNNNNNNNNNNNNNNNNNNNNNNNNNNNNNNNNNNNNNNNNNNNNNNNNNNNNNNNNNNNNNNNNNNNNNNNNNNNNNNNNNNNNNNNNNNNNNNNNNNNNNNNNNNNNNNNNNNNNNNNNNNNNNNNNNNNNNNNNNNNNNNNNNNNNNNNNNNNNNNNNNNNNNNNNNNNNNNNNNNNNNNNNNNNNNNNNNNNNNNNNNNNNNNNNNNNNNNNNNNNNNNNNNNNNNNNNNNNNNNNNNNNNNNNNNNNNNNNNNNNNNNNNNNNNNNNNNNNNNNNNNNNNNNNNNNNNNNNNNNNNNNNNNNNNNNNNNNNNNNNNNNNNNNNNNNNNNNNNNNNNNNNNNNNNNNNNNNNNNNNNNNNNNNNNNNNNNNNNNNNNNNNNNNNNNNNNNNNNNNNNNNNNNNNNNNNNNNNNNNNNNNNNNNNNNNNNNNNNNNNNNNNNNNNNNNNNNNNNNNNNNNNNNNNNNNNNNNNNNNNNNNNNNNNNNNNNNNNNNNNNNNNNNNNNNNNNNNNNNNNNNNNNNNNNNNNNNNNNNNNNNNNNNNNNNNNNNNNNNNNNNNNNNNNNNNNNNNNNNNNNNNNNNNNNNNNNNNNNNNNNNNNNNNNNNNNNNNNNNNNNNNNNNNNNNNNNNNNNNNNNNNNNNNNNNNNNNNNNNNNNNNNNNNNNNNNNNNNNNNNNNNNNNNNNNNNNNNNNNNNNNNNNNNNNNNNNNNNNNNNNNNNNNNNNNNNNNNNNNNNNNNNNNNNNNNNNNNNNNNNNNNNNNNNNNNNNNNNNNNNNNNNNNNNNNNNNNNNNNNNNNNNNNNNNNNNNNNNNNNNNNNNNNNNNNNNNNNNNNNNNNNNNNNNNNNNNNNNNNNNNNNNNNNNNNNNNNNNNNNNNNNNNNNNNNNNNNNNNNNNNNNNNNNNNNNNNNNNNNNNNNNNNNNNNNNNNNNNNNNNNNNNNNNNNNNNNNNNNNNNNNNNNNNNNNNNNNNNNNNNNNNNNNNNNNNNNNNNNNNNNNNNNNNNNNNNNNNNNNNNNNNNNNNNNNNNNNNNNNNNNNNNNNNNNNNNNNNNNNNNNNNNNNNNNNNNNNNNNNNNNNNNNNNNNNNNNNNNNNNNNNNNNNNNNNNNNNNNNNNNNNNNNNNNNNNNNNNNNNNNNNNNNNNNNNNNNNNNNNNNNNNNNNNNNNNNNNNNNNNNNNNNNNNNNNNNNNNNNNNNNNNNNNNNNNNNNNNNNNNNNNNNNNNNNNNNNNNNNNNNNNNNNNNNNNNNNNNNNNNNNNNNNNNNNNNNNNNNNNNNNNNNNNNNNNNNNNNNNNNNNNNNNNNNNNNNNNNNNNNNNNNNNNNNNNNNNNNNNNNNNNNNNNNNNNNNNNNNNNNNNNNNNNNNNNNNNNNNNNNNNNNNNNNNNNNNNNNNNNNNNNNNNNNNNNNNNNNNNNNNNNNNNNNNNNNNNNNNNNNNNNNNNNNNNNNNNNNNNNNNNNNNNNNNNNNNNNNNNNNNNNNNNNNNNNNNNNNNNNNNNNNNNNNNNNNNNNNNNNNNNNNNNNNNNNNNNNNNNNNNNNNNNNNNNNNNNNNNNNNNNNNNNNNNNNNNNNNNNNNNNNNNNNNNNNNNNNNNNNNNNNNNNNNNNNNNNNNNNNNNNNNNNNNNNNNNNNNNNNNNNNNNNNNNNNNNNNNNNNNNNNNNNNNNNNNNNNNNNNNNNNNNNNNNNNNNNNNNNNNNNNNNNNNNNNNNNNNNNNNNNNNNNNNNNNNNNN
This region includes:
- the LOC112140192 gene encoding complement C3-like → MTSYALANEGKLNREILYKFASSDLSHWPIPGRPILTLEATAYALLALVKNKSFEDARPVVRWFNQQQFVGGGFGSTQATIIVYQAIAEYWTNAPEPEYDLKVDILLPGRSKPDKYEFNRDNSYATRTSRIKDINKDVK